In the genome of Streptomyces sp. Tu 3180, the window TAGCGCTCCTGCTCCTCCCGGGGGAGCCGGGGCAGTCGGAGGCGCCGTACGTCGAGCCGTGTGGCGGTGGACGCGTAGCTGCTGGCCTGGCGGTTGTTGGCGGTGCCGCGCAGGAACCCGGCGAGGAACCACGCGTCGAGCGCCGCCGGATCGGGCCGCAGCAGCACGAGGTTGCGGCCGAGCGCGGCCCCGGCGGTCGCCTCGTCGACCACCCGCGCGACCGAGCCCCCGCCGAGCACGGGGACGACGACGTCACCGGGTTCGGTGAGCACCGCCTCCTCCTCGCTCTCCGGGAGCGTCCCGGAGGGGCCCGTGCCGGCGAGGACGTCGTGGTCGGTGAGCACGGGCACGCGCGCGGGCCCGCCGTTCCCGCCCGTACGCATCACCAGCGCGCCCGTGCGCGCGAGTTCGCCGACGGTGGTGAGCGGCCGGCGGCCGGGGGCGGCGGGCCGCGCGGGGTCCACGGGCGGCGGGGTGAGCTCGGCGGTCAGCCGCAACGTCTCGCCGAGCCGCCCGTGCACCTCGGCGAGCCGGTCGGCGCCGTCCGCCGCGGCCGGGGGCGGCAGACGGCGGGCCGGGGCGAGGTCGACGTCGTCGTCGAGGAGTTCGATGACGGGCACGGAGCGGGCGAGTCCCGGACGCTCGTCGAGGCGGCCGGTCCGGTCGTGGGCGCGCCACGCCTCGAGAACCGTCTCCCGCACCCCCCGCCAGTCGGGTCCGTCGCGCCCCTCGCCGGCGAACCGCCCCGCGTCGGCGAGCAGCACCTCCGGGTGCGCGGGCGCCTGTTCGGGACGGCGCAGCACCCACAGGTGCAGCGGGATGTTGTACGGGGGCGCCGCGCCGGCCGGCAGCGCGACGACGGCGCGCAGCGCGCCCCGGCGCAGCAGGTCGGCCCGGACACGGCGGCCGGAGCGGCGGGACGCGGCGGCGGGCGGCATCAGCAGCACGGCGGTGCCGCCGTCCCGCACCCGGGCGAGCGCGTGCTGCACCCAGGCCAGCTCGGACTCGGTGCGGGCGGGGAAGCCGTACTCCCAGCGCGGGTCGTAGGCGAGGTCGTCGTGCCCCCAGTCGCGCTCGTTGAACGGCGGGTGGCACAGGACGGCGTCGGCCCGCACCTGCGGGTGGGCGTCGGCGCGCAGGGTGTCGCCGGCGGCGGCGTGCACGGGGGCGCGGGTGTGCAGGGCGAGGCGGAGCGCGGTGAGCGCGGCGAGTTCGGGGGCGCTGTCCTGCGCGTACAGCCGCTGGTCGGGGCAGGGGGTGACGGCGCGCAGCAGGGCGCCGGTGCCGCAGGCCGGGTCGAGGACGGTGCGGGCGGGGCCGGCCAGGTCCGCCATGAGACCGGCGAGGTCGGCGGGGGTGAGCGTGTACTGGCGCGGGTTGGCGTCGAGGTGCCGGCCGAGCAGGAACTCGAAGGTCTGCCGGGCGCCCGGTCCGGCGGCGAGCTCGGCGACGCCCCGCAGGAGGGGCGCGGAGGGGAGGAGCTGGGGCGCGGTGGGGGGCCGGAGGGCGGCGGGACGGGGCTCCGCGGCGGGTGAGGCGTGACGGCCGGGCGGAGGGCTGTGAACAGCCGAGGGGGTGTTCACAGGGTCCGCGCCGTTCACGGGTGAGCCGCTCGTCCCGCCGCCCGGCCGGGGCGTGAGCACCTGTTCCAGCGCCCCGGGCAACAGCGCGGCCAGCCGCTCGTCGGAGCCGGCGCTCACCTCCAGCCAGAGGAG includes:
- a CDS encoding N-6 DNA methylase, with translation MQDSATEVTAAGIARLAGVGRAAVSNWRRRHADFPQPAGGTETSPSFALAEVEHWLRRHGKLAEVPLRERVWQQLAGHPDGPVTALTHAGCVLLLIHDRPLLWLEVSAGSDERLAALLPGALEQVLTPRPGGGTSGSPVNGADPVNTPSAVHSPPPGRHASPAAEPRPAALRPPTAPQLLPSAPLLRGVAELAAGPGARQTFEFLLGRHLDANPRQYTLTPADLAGLMADLAGPARTVLDPACGTGALLRAVTPCPDQRLYAQDSAPELAALTALRLALHTRAPVHAAAGDTLRADAHPQVRADAVLCHPPFNERDWGHDDLAYDPRWEYGFPARTESELAWVQHALARVRDGGTAVLLMPPAAASRRSGRRVRADLLRRGALRAVVALPAGAAPPYNIPLHLWVLRRPEQAPAHPEVLLADAGRFAGEGRDGPDWRGVRETVLEAWRAHDRTGRLDERPGLARSVPVIELLDDDVDLAPARRLPPPAAADGADRLAEVHGRLGETLRLTAELTPPPVDPARPAAPGRRPLTTVGELARTGALVMRTGGNGGPARVPVLTDHDVLAGTGPSGTLPESEEEAVLTEPGDVVVPVLGGGSVARVVDEATAGAALGRNLVLLRPDPAALDAWFLAGFLRGTANNRQASSYASTATRLDVRRLRLPRLPREEQERYGARFRALDEFERALRRAGRLGEQLVRGMYDGLTDGTIAPD